In Juglans microcarpa x Juglans regia isolate MS1-56 chromosome 7D, Jm3101_v1.0, whole genome shotgun sequence, the following are encoded in one genomic region:
- the LOC121238894 gene encoding uncharacterized protein LOC121238894 isoform X3 produces the protein MLQWMGGSRRKVTTSRKSMHKRQKQYFEQKKRQQQQQTEGLESYTADGMNVCVQHHNEHRSLDVLNLLNLSTVSQECKSACPSGKEDLEVSGSEVKYNIKKGPSTILNQTDALANSVECKEERSPSHCQVEVVSPKNLLSVHDDNHIVLNGAGSKVNLWKTVTEQQLSVLDLIGDEEPNVKKDGTPMYEAHAAFSVEGLGEVGTETPVHSPQQPGRYFSFGRSSPLKATRQLNMSKNRNYLLDDLELDVDKMMKDINMPPSGSSLDFSSGKMHSYGNPNQKLADVRDCMQHDGHGSQINSLLGDRSIFNDLEKGKEDIWDARSCFLADNFLDEREFDVSRKNWSPEIDGNSLDFWKYGNSEMSDYAFEGPDLLKKRDATTAMDRFNILESPASFYKHQTSENDLDFMIYNGARRTTPVRKFGFGDVTKQSDWFCSATDDGRDNMCMLSSEESCSSSAVRGEVTNNSRSNSAARRTRRHSNACISPRKKYGVNSIFAKEMGHKSKDEIGQGNDVRGSGKCPNVSKLSHSNNPLQKNLGPNDSWLHDEGYTTAKVNSGFSPFSRDPETKIPSSGSKFWTGEPTSEFSVSGSDIDARSSLFGRSKLGGNLACSRSGSFITEKFTVHDSPRFSKFQVGPTAPDLSPDSKLEGTPPESSFVAGSHGEKLFPDISTDESASKDVENKAKIQPHDREELELMGEVQIGNGLFSENEKATDAASSGGNNCGCKNEEDEAPEPMQNLKTTYSPDHAEQASRSLVTSDKLESIVEEQKHHCRNEATLPCQDGDKDIQVMRPQERRLIRKTEGKCDNSSCQDTTKKLERLQHEFLSSFIQAPVQAKKT, from the exons ATGTTGCAATGGATGGGAGGTTCCAGGCGGAAAGTGACAACT TCAAGGAAGTCTATGCACAAGAG GCAAAAGCAATACTTTGAGCAAAAGAAACGACAGCAACAGCAGCAGACAGAGGGGTTGGAGAGCTATACTGCTGATGGAATGAACGTGTGCGTCCAGCATCATAATGAACACCGATCACTGGATGTTCTCAATTTGCTAAACTTGTCGACGGTTTCTCAAGAATGCAAGTCTGCTTGCCCTAGTG GAAAGGAAGATCTAGAGGTCAGTGGTTCAGAGGTAAAGTATAACATCAAAAAAGGACCATCAACAATTCTTAACCAGACAGATGCTCTGGCCAACTCTGTTGAGTGTAAGGAAGAAA GAAGTCCATCACATTGCCAAGTGGAAGTTGTATCTCCAAAGAA TCTACTTAGCGTCCACGATGATAATCACATTGTTCTGAATGGAGCTGGTTCTAAAGTCAATCTCTGGAAGACAGTAACTGAGCAGC AGCTCTCTGTTCTTGATTTGATTGGTGATGAGGAACCAAATGTTAAGAAGGACGGTACCCCGATGTATGAAGCTCACGCTGCATTTTCAGTTGAAG GTTTGGGTGAAGTGGGAACAGAGACACCAGTCCATTCACCACAACAACCTGGCAG atatttttcttttggtcgCTCCTCGCCTTTGAAGGCTACAAGGCAACTTAATATGTCGAAGAACCGTAACTATCTGCTGGATGACCTTGAACTAGACGTG GATAAAATGATGAAAGATATCAATATGCCCCCAAGTGGAAGTTCTCTTGACTTTTCATCAGGCAAAATGCATTCATATGGCAATCCCAATCAGAAATTAGCTGATGTCAGAGACTGCATGCAACATGATGGTCATGGTAGTCAAATAAATAGTTTACTTGGTGACAGAAGTATCTTTAATGACCTTGAAAAGGGCAAAGAAGATATATGGGATG CTAGGTCTTGCTTCCTAGCCGACAACTTTCTTGATGAGAGGGAATTTGATGTATCTAGGAAGAACTGGTCACCTGAAATAGATGGTAATTCTCTGGATTTTTGGAAATATGGGAACTCTGAGATGTCAGATTATGCTTTTGAAGGCCCTGATCTACTGAAGAAAAG GGATGCTACAACAGCAATGGACAGATTCAACATCTTAG AGTCACCTGCTTCATTTTACAAGCACCAAACATCAGAAAATGATCTTGACTTCATGATTTACAATGGAGCAAG ACGCACTACACCAGTGAGAAAGTTTGGTTTTGGGGATGTAACCAAGCAATCGGATTGGTTTTGCTCTGCAACAGATGATGGAAGAGATAATATGTGCATGCTGAG CAGCGAAGAGTCCTGCTCATCCAGTGCAG TGAGGGGCGAAGTAACCAATAATTCACGGTCGAATTCAGCAGCAAGACGGACTAGAAGACACAGCAATGCCTGTATTAGCCCTCGAAAAAAGTATGGTGTGAACAGCATTTTTGCCAAAGAGATGGGACATAAAAGCAAGGATGAAATTGGACAAGGGAATGATGTGCGAGGGTCAGGAAAATGTCCGAATGTGTCAAAACTATCCCACTCTAACAATCCCCTCCAGAAAAATTTAGGACCAAACGATAGTTGGTTACATGATGAAGGATATACTACCGCGAAAGTGAATTCAGGTTTCAGTCCTTTCTCTCGAGATCCAGAGACAAAAATTCCATCCTCAGGATCCAAGTTTTGGACTGGAGAGCCTACCAGTGAATTTTCCGTTTCTGGATCAGATATTGATGCGAGATCTTCATTATTTGGTAGATCTAAACTTGGAGGAAATTTGGCATGCTCACGCTCTGGCAGTTTCATCACTGAAAAGTTCACAGTTCATGATTCCCCTAGATTCTCGAAGTTTCAGGTTGGGCCAACGGCGCCAGATTTGTCTCCAGATTCTAAATTGGAAGGCACACCTCCAGAATCTTCCTTTGTGGCTGGATCTCATGGTGAGAAACTCTTTCCTGATATATCAACAGATGAAAGTGCTAGCAAAGATGTggaaaataaagcaaaaatcCAGCCACATGACCGTGAAGAATTGGAGCTCATGGGAGAAGTTCAAATCGGCAATGGCTTATTTTCAGAGAACGAAAAGGCAACAGATGCTGCAAGTTCCGGGGGCAACAATTGTGGATGCAAAAACGAGGAAGATGAAGCTCCAGAGCCGATGCAGAATTTAAAAACAACATATTCTCCTGACCATGCAGAGCAGGCATCAAGGTCTCTTGTAACCTCCGACAAACTTGAAAGTATCGTAGAAGAACAGAA ACACCATTGCCGTAATGAAGCTACTCTTCCTTGTCAGGATGGGGATAAAG ATATACAAGTTATGAGGCCTCAGGAAAGAAGGCTAATAAGGAAAACAGAGGGTAAATGCGACAACTCATCCTGTCAG GATACCACAAAGAAG CTGGAGAGGCTTCAGCATGAATTCTTGAGCTCCTTCATCCAGGCACCTGTTCAAGCAAAGAAAACATAA
- the LOC121238894 gene encoding uncharacterized protein LOC121238894 isoform X4: MFGYKDLLSHLLSVHDDNHIVLNGAGSKVNLWKTVTEQQLSVLDLIGDEEPNVKKDGTPMYEAHAAFSVEGLGEVGTETPVHSPQQPGRYFSFGRSSPLKATRQLNMSKNRNYLLDDLELDVDKMMKDINMPPSGSSLDFSSGKMHSYGNPNQKLADVRDCMQHDGHGSQINSLLGDRSIFNDLEKGKEDIWDARSCFLADNFLDEREFDVSRKNWSPEIDGNSLDFWKYGNSEMSDYAFEGPDLLKKRDATTAMDRFNILESPASFYKHQTSENDLDFMIYNGARRTTPVRKFGFGDVTKQSDWFCSATDDGRDNMCMLSSEESCSSSAVRGEVTNNSRSNSAARRTRRHSNACISPRKKYGVNSIFAKEMGHKSKDEIGQGNDVRGSGKCPNVSKLSHSNNPLQKNLGPNDSWLHDEGYTTAKVNSGFSPFSRDPETKIPSSGSKFWTGEPTSEFSVSGSDIDARSSLFGRSKLGGNLACSRSGSFITEKFTVHDSPRFSKFQVGPTAPDLSPDSKLEGTPPESSFVAGSHGEKLFPDISTDESASKDVENKAKIQPHDREELELMGEVQIGNGLFSENEKATDAASSGGNNCGCKNEEDEAPEPMQNLKTTYSPDHAEQASRSLVTSDKLESIVEEQKHHCRNEATLPCQDGDKDIQVMRPQERRLIRKTEGKCDNSSCQVMMLESYVLQLLSVKKVLMHASAQDTTKKLERLQHEFLSSFIQAPVQAKKT, from the exons ATGTTTGGATACAAAGATTTGTTGTCACA TCTACTTAGCGTCCACGATGATAATCACATTGTTCTGAATGGAGCTGGTTCTAAAGTCAATCTCTGGAAGACAGTAACTGAGCAGC AGCTCTCTGTTCTTGATTTGATTGGTGATGAGGAACCAAATGTTAAGAAGGACGGTACCCCGATGTATGAAGCTCACGCTGCATTTTCAGTTGAAG GTTTGGGTGAAGTGGGAACAGAGACACCAGTCCATTCACCACAACAACCTGGCAG atatttttcttttggtcgCTCCTCGCCTTTGAAGGCTACAAGGCAACTTAATATGTCGAAGAACCGTAACTATCTGCTGGATGACCTTGAACTAGACGTG GATAAAATGATGAAAGATATCAATATGCCCCCAAGTGGAAGTTCTCTTGACTTTTCATCAGGCAAAATGCATTCATATGGCAATCCCAATCAGAAATTAGCTGATGTCAGAGACTGCATGCAACATGATGGTCATGGTAGTCAAATAAATAGTTTACTTGGTGACAGAAGTATCTTTAATGACCTTGAAAAGGGCAAAGAAGATATATGGGATG CTAGGTCTTGCTTCCTAGCCGACAACTTTCTTGATGAGAGGGAATTTGATGTATCTAGGAAGAACTGGTCACCTGAAATAGATGGTAATTCTCTGGATTTTTGGAAATATGGGAACTCTGAGATGTCAGATTATGCTTTTGAAGGCCCTGATCTACTGAAGAAAAG GGATGCTACAACAGCAATGGACAGATTCAACATCTTAG AGTCACCTGCTTCATTTTACAAGCACCAAACATCAGAAAATGATCTTGACTTCATGATTTACAATGGAGCAAG ACGCACTACACCAGTGAGAAAGTTTGGTTTTGGGGATGTAACCAAGCAATCGGATTGGTTTTGCTCTGCAACAGATGATGGAAGAGATAATATGTGCATGCTGAG CAGCGAAGAGTCCTGCTCATCCAGTGCAG TGAGGGGCGAAGTAACCAATAATTCACGGTCGAATTCAGCAGCAAGACGGACTAGAAGACACAGCAATGCCTGTATTAGCCCTCGAAAAAAGTATGGTGTGAACAGCATTTTTGCCAAAGAGATGGGACATAAAAGCAAGGATGAAATTGGACAAGGGAATGATGTGCGAGGGTCAGGAAAATGTCCGAATGTGTCAAAACTATCCCACTCTAACAATCCCCTCCAGAAAAATTTAGGACCAAACGATAGTTGGTTACATGATGAAGGATATACTACCGCGAAAGTGAATTCAGGTTTCAGTCCTTTCTCTCGAGATCCAGAGACAAAAATTCCATCCTCAGGATCCAAGTTTTGGACTGGAGAGCCTACCAGTGAATTTTCCGTTTCTGGATCAGATATTGATGCGAGATCTTCATTATTTGGTAGATCTAAACTTGGAGGAAATTTGGCATGCTCACGCTCTGGCAGTTTCATCACTGAAAAGTTCACAGTTCATGATTCCCCTAGATTCTCGAAGTTTCAGGTTGGGCCAACGGCGCCAGATTTGTCTCCAGATTCTAAATTGGAAGGCACACCTCCAGAATCTTCCTTTGTGGCTGGATCTCATGGTGAGAAACTCTTTCCTGATATATCAACAGATGAAAGTGCTAGCAAAGATGTggaaaataaagcaaaaatcCAGCCACATGACCGTGAAGAATTGGAGCTCATGGGAGAAGTTCAAATCGGCAATGGCTTATTTTCAGAGAACGAAAAGGCAACAGATGCTGCAAGTTCCGGGGGCAACAATTGTGGATGCAAAAACGAGGAAGATGAAGCTCCAGAGCCGATGCAGAATTTAAAAACAACATATTCTCCTGACCATGCAGAGCAGGCATCAAGGTCTCTTGTAACCTCCGACAAACTTGAAAGTATCGTAGAAGAACAGAA ACACCATTGCCGTAATGAAGCTACTCTTCCTTGTCAGGATGGGGATAAAG ATATACAAGTTATGAGGCCTCAGGAAAGAAGGCTAATAAGGAAAACAGAGGGTAAATGCGACAACTCATCCTGTCAGGTGATGATGCTTGAAAGCTACGTTCTTCAGCTTCTTTCTGTGAAGAAGGTACTGATGCATGCATCTGCACAGGATACCACAAAGAAG CTGGAGAGGCTTCAGCATGAATTCTTGAGCTCCTTCATCCAGGCACCTGTTCAAGCAAAGAAAACATAA
- the LOC121238894 gene encoding uncharacterized protein LOC121238894 isoform X1: MLQWMGGSRRKVTTSRKSMHKRQKQYFEQKKRQQQQQTEGLESYTADGMNVCVQHHNEHRSLDVLNLLNLSTVSQECKSACPSGKEDLEVSGSEVKYNIKKGPSTILNQTDALANSVECKEERSPSHCQVEVVSPKNLLSVHDDNHIVLNGAGSKVNLWKTVTEQQLSVLDLIGDEEPNVKKDGTPMYEAHAAFSVEGLGEVGTETPVHSPQQPGRYFSFGRSSPLKATRQLNMSKNRNYLLDDLELDVDKMMKDINMPPSGSSLDFSSGKMHSYGNPNQKLADVRDCMQHDGHGSQINSLLGDRSIFNDLEKGKEDIWDARSCFLADNFLDEREFDVSRKNWSPEIDGNSLDFWKYGNSEMSDYAFEGPDLLKKRDATTAMDRFNILESPASFYKHQTSENDLDFMIYNGARRTTPVRKFGFGDVTKQSDWFCSATDDGRDNMCMLSSEESCSSSAVRGEVTNNSRSNSAARRTRRHSNACISPRKKYGVNSIFAKEMGHKSKDEIGQGNDVRGSGKCPNVSKLSHSNNPLQKNLGPNDSWLHDEGYTTAKVNSGFSPFSRDPETKIPSSGSKFWTGEPTSEFSVSGSDIDARSSLFGRSKLGGNLACSRSGSFITEKFTVHDSPRFSKFQVGPTAPDLSPDSKLEGTPPESSFVAGSHGEKLFPDISTDESASKDVENKAKIQPHDREELELMGEVQIGNGLFSENEKATDAASSGGNNCGCKNEEDEAPEPMQNLKTTYSPDHAEQASRSLVTSDKLESIVEEQKHHCRNEATLPCQDGDKDIQVMRPQERRLIRKTEGKCDNSSCQVMMLESYVLQLLSVKKVLMHASAQDTTKKLERLQHEFLSSFIQAPVQAKKT; encoded by the exons ATGTTGCAATGGATGGGAGGTTCCAGGCGGAAAGTGACAACT TCAAGGAAGTCTATGCACAAGAG GCAAAAGCAATACTTTGAGCAAAAGAAACGACAGCAACAGCAGCAGACAGAGGGGTTGGAGAGCTATACTGCTGATGGAATGAACGTGTGCGTCCAGCATCATAATGAACACCGATCACTGGATGTTCTCAATTTGCTAAACTTGTCGACGGTTTCTCAAGAATGCAAGTCTGCTTGCCCTAGTG GAAAGGAAGATCTAGAGGTCAGTGGTTCAGAGGTAAAGTATAACATCAAAAAAGGACCATCAACAATTCTTAACCAGACAGATGCTCTGGCCAACTCTGTTGAGTGTAAGGAAGAAA GAAGTCCATCACATTGCCAAGTGGAAGTTGTATCTCCAAAGAA TCTACTTAGCGTCCACGATGATAATCACATTGTTCTGAATGGAGCTGGTTCTAAAGTCAATCTCTGGAAGACAGTAACTGAGCAGC AGCTCTCTGTTCTTGATTTGATTGGTGATGAGGAACCAAATGTTAAGAAGGACGGTACCCCGATGTATGAAGCTCACGCTGCATTTTCAGTTGAAG GTTTGGGTGAAGTGGGAACAGAGACACCAGTCCATTCACCACAACAACCTGGCAG atatttttcttttggtcgCTCCTCGCCTTTGAAGGCTACAAGGCAACTTAATATGTCGAAGAACCGTAACTATCTGCTGGATGACCTTGAACTAGACGTG GATAAAATGATGAAAGATATCAATATGCCCCCAAGTGGAAGTTCTCTTGACTTTTCATCAGGCAAAATGCATTCATATGGCAATCCCAATCAGAAATTAGCTGATGTCAGAGACTGCATGCAACATGATGGTCATGGTAGTCAAATAAATAGTTTACTTGGTGACAGAAGTATCTTTAATGACCTTGAAAAGGGCAAAGAAGATATATGGGATG CTAGGTCTTGCTTCCTAGCCGACAACTTTCTTGATGAGAGGGAATTTGATGTATCTAGGAAGAACTGGTCACCTGAAATAGATGGTAATTCTCTGGATTTTTGGAAATATGGGAACTCTGAGATGTCAGATTATGCTTTTGAAGGCCCTGATCTACTGAAGAAAAG GGATGCTACAACAGCAATGGACAGATTCAACATCTTAG AGTCACCTGCTTCATTTTACAAGCACCAAACATCAGAAAATGATCTTGACTTCATGATTTACAATGGAGCAAG ACGCACTACACCAGTGAGAAAGTTTGGTTTTGGGGATGTAACCAAGCAATCGGATTGGTTTTGCTCTGCAACAGATGATGGAAGAGATAATATGTGCATGCTGAG CAGCGAAGAGTCCTGCTCATCCAGTGCAG TGAGGGGCGAAGTAACCAATAATTCACGGTCGAATTCAGCAGCAAGACGGACTAGAAGACACAGCAATGCCTGTATTAGCCCTCGAAAAAAGTATGGTGTGAACAGCATTTTTGCCAAAGAGATGGGACATAAAAGCAAGGATGAAATTGGACAAGGGAATGATGTGCGAGGGTCAGGAAAATGTCCGAATGTGTCAAAACTATCCCACTCTAACAATCCCCTCCAGAAAAATTTAGGACCAAACGATAGTTGGTTACATGATGAAGGATATACTACCGCGAAAGTGAATTCAGGTTTCAGTCCTTTCTCTCGAGATCCAGAGACAAAAATTCCATCCTCAGGATCCAAGTTTTGGACTGGAGAGCCTACCAGTGAATTTTCCGTTTCTGGATCAGATATTGATGCGAGATCTTCATTATTTGGTAGATCTAAACTTGGAGGAAATTTGGCATGCTCACGCTCTGGCAGTTTCATCACTGAAAAGTTCACAGTTCATGATTCCCCTAGATTCTCGAAGTTTCAGGTTGGGCCAACGGCGCCAGATTTGTCTCCAGATTCTAAATTGGAAGGCACACCTCCAGAATCTTCCTTTGTGGCTGGATCTCATGGTGAGAAACTCTTTCCTGATATATCAACAGATGAAAGTGCTAGCAAAGATGTggaaaataaagcaaaaatcCAGCCACATGACCGTGAAGAATTGGAGCTCATGGGAGAAGTTCAAATCGGCAATGGCTTATTTTCAGAGAACGAAAAGGCAACAGATGCTGCAAGTTCCGGGGGCAACAATTGTGGATGCAAAAACGAGGAAGATGAAGCTCCAGAGCCGATGCAGAATTTAAAAACAACATATTCTCCTGACCATGCAGAGCAGGCATCAAGGTCTCTTGTAACCTCCGACAAACTTGAAAGTATCGTAGAAGAACAGAA ACACCATTGCCGTAATGAAGCTACTCTTCCTTGTCAGGATGGGGATAAAG ATATACAAGTTATGAGGCCTCAGGAAAGAAGGCTAATAAGGAAAACAGAGGGTAAATGCGACAACTCATCCTGTCAGGTGATGATGCTTGAAAGCTACGTTCTTCAGCTTCTTTCTGTGAAGAAGGTACTGATGCATGCATCTGCACAGGATACCACAAAGAAG CTGGAGAGGCTTCAGCATGAATTCTTGAGCTCCTTCATCCAGGCACCTGTTCAAGCAAAGAAAACATAA
- the LOC121238987 gene encoding LOW QUALITY PROTEIN: two-component response regulator ARR17-like (The sequence of the model RefSeq protein was modified relative to this genomic sequence to represent the inferred CDS: deleted 1 base in 1 codon) produces the protein MASSSSSASMGDEKPHVLAVDDSLVDRKLIEKLLNKSSCKVTTAENGKKALELLGLGDGQRTFNSNACKVNLIITDYCMPGMTGYELLKKIKESPSMKHIPVVVVSSENVPTRIKKCLDEGAQEFMLKPLQLSDVKKLRCQLTKFSNPTKGCFALEDEHDLPYEKSRRI, from the exons atggcttcttcttcttcttcagcgTCAATGGGGGATGAGAAACCTCATGTTTTAGCAGTTGATGACAGTTTGGTGGACCGAAAACTCATTGAAAAGCTACTCAACAAGTCTTCGTGTAAAG TGACTACGGCAGAGAATGGGAAAAAGGCACTGGAGTTGTTGGGCCTGGGTGATGGGCAGCGCACATTCAATAGCAAT GCTTGTAAGGTGAACTTAATAATCACTGATTATTGTATGCCAGGAATGACAGGGTATGagctacttaaaaaaattaag GAGTCACCTTCCATGAAGCATATACCAGTGGTGGTAGTGTCATCCGAGAATGTCCCTACACGAATTAAGAA GTGCCTGGATGAAGGAGCTCAAGAATTCATGCTGAAGCCTCTCCAGCTATCCGATGTTAAGAAGTTAAGATGTCAGTTAACAAAGTTCAGCAATCCT ACAAAGGGATGCTTTGCATTGGAAGATGAGCACGACCTCCCTTATGAGAAGAGTAGaagaatatga
- the LOC121238894 gene encoding uncharacterized protein LOC121238894 isoform X2: MLQWMGGSRRKVTTSRKSMHKRQKQYFEQKKRQQQQQTEGLESYTADGMNVCVQHHNEHRSLDVLNLLNLSTVSQECKSACPSGKEDLEVSGSEVKYNIKKGPSTILNQTDALANSVECKEERSPSHCQVEVVSPKNLLSVHDDNHIVLNGAGSKVNLWKTVTEQQLSVLDLIGDEEPNVKKDGTPMYEAHAAFSVEGLGEVGTETPVHSPQQPGRYFSFGRSSPLKATRQLNMSKNRNYLLDDLELDVDKMMKDINMPPSGSSLDFSSGKMHSYGNPNQKLADVRDCMQHDGHGSQINSLLGDRSIFNDLEKGKEDIWDARSCFLADNFLDEREFDVSRKNWSPEIDGNSLDFWKYGNSEMSDYAFEGPDLLKKRDATTAMDRFNILESPASFYKHQTSENDLDFMIYNGARRTTPVRKFGFGDVTKQSDWFCSATDDGRDNMCMLSEESCSSSAVRGEVTNNSRSNSAARRTRRHSNACISPRKKYGVNSIFAKEMGHKSKDEIGQGNDVRGSGKCPNVSKLSHSNNPLQKNLGPNDSWLHDEGYTTAKVNSGFSPFSRDPETKIPSSGSKFWTGEPTSEFSVSGSDIDARSSLFGRSKLGGNLACSRSGSFITEKFTVHDSPRFSKFQVGPTAPDLSPDSKLEGTPPESSFVAGSHGEKLFPDISTDESASKDVENKAKIQPHDREELELMGEVQIGNGLFSENEKATDAASSGGNNCGCKNEEDEAPEPMQNLKTTYSPDHAEQASRSLVTSDKLESIVEEQKHHCRNEATLPCQDGDKDIQVMRPQERRLIRKTEGKCDNSSCQVMMLESYVLQLLSVKKVLMHASAQDTTKKLERLQHEFLSSFIQAPVQAKKT, from the exons ATGTTGCAATGGATGGGAGGTTCCAGGCGGAAAGTGACAACT TCAAGGAAGTCTATGCACAAGAG GCAAAAGCAATACTTTGAGCAAAAGAAACGACAGCAACAGCAGCAGACAGAGGGGTTGGAGAGCTATACTGCTGATGGAATGAACGTGTGCGTCCAGCATCATAATGAACACCGATCACTGGATGTTCTCAATTTGCTAAACTTGTCGACGGTTTCTCAAGAATGCAAGTCTGCTTGCCCTAGTG GAAAGGAAGATCTAGAGGTCAGTGGTTCAGAGGTAAAGTATAACATCAAAAAAGGACCATCAACAATTCTTAACCAGACAGATGCTCTGGCCAACTCTGTTGAGTGTAAGGAAGAAA GAAGTCCATCACATTGCCAAGTGGAAGTTGTATCTCCAAAGAA TCTACTTAGCGTCCACGATGATAATCACATTGTTCTGAATGGAGCTGGTTCTAAAGTCAATCTCTGGAAGACAGTAACTGAGCAGC AGCTCTCTGTTCTTGATTTGATTGGTGATGAGGAACCAAATGTTAAGAAGGACGGTACCCCGATGTATGAAGCTCACGCTGCATTTTCAGTTGAAG GTTTGGGTGAAGTGGGAACAGAGACACCAGTCCATTCACCACAACAACCTGGCAG atatttttcttttggtcgCTCCTCGCCTTTGAAGGCTACAAGGCAACTTAATATGTCGAAGAACCGTAACTATCTGCTGGATGACCTTGAACTAGACGTG GATAAAATGATGAAAGATATCAATATGCCCCCAAGTGGAAGTTCTCTTGACTTTTCATCAGGCAAAATGCATTCATATGGCAATCCCAATCAGAAATTAGCTGATGTCAGAGACTGCATGCAACATGATGGTCATGGTAGTCAAATAAATAGTTTACTTGGTGACAGAAGTATCTTTAATGACCTTGAAAAGGGCAAAGAAGATATATGGGATG CTAGGTCTTGCTTCCTAGCCGACAACTTTCTTGATGAGAGGGAATTTGATGTATCTAGGAAGAACTGGTCACCTGAAATAGATGGTAATTCTCTGGATTTTTGGAAATATGGGAACTCTGAGATGTCAGATTATGCTTTTGAAGGCCCTGATCTACTGAAGAAAAG GGATGCTACAACAGCAATGGACAGATTCAACATCTTAG AGTCACCTGCTTCATTTTACAAGCACCAAACATCAGAAAATGATCTTGACTTCATGATTTACAATGGAGCAAG ACGCACTACACCAGTGAGAAAGTTTGGTTTTGGGGATGTAACCAAGCAATCGGATTGGTTTTGCTCTGCAACAGATGATGGAAGAGATAATATGTGCATGCTGAG CGAAGAGTCCTGCTCATCCAGTGCAG TGAGGGGCGAAGTAACCAATAATTCACGGTCGAATTCAGCAGCAAGACGGACTAGAAGACACAGCAATGCCTGTATTAGCCCTCGAAAAAAGTATGGTGTGAACAGCATTTTTGCCAAAGAGATGGGACATAAAAGCAAGGATGAAATTGGACAAGGGAATGATGTGCGAGGGTCAGGAAAATGTCCGAATGTGTCAAAACTATCCCACTCTAACAATCCCCTCCAGAAAAATTTAGGACCAAACGATAGTTGGTTACATGATGAAGGATATACTACCGCGAAAGTGAATTCAGGTTTCAGTCCTTTCTCTCGAGATCCAGAGACAAAAATTCCATCCTCAGGATCCAAGTTTTGGACTGGAGAGCCTACCAGTGAATTTTCCGTTTCTGGATCAGATATTGATGCGAGATCTTCATTATTTGGTAGATCTAAACTTGGAGGAAATTTGGCATGCTCACGCTCTGGCAGTTTCATCACTGAAAAGTTCACAGTTCATGATTCCCCTAGATTCTCGAAGTTTCAGGTTGGGCCAACGGCGCCAGATTTGTCTCCAGATTCTAAATTGGAAGGCACACCTCCAGAATCTTCCTTTGTGGCTGGATCTCATGGTGAGAAACTCTTTCCTGATATATCAACAGATGAAAGTGCTAGCAAAGATGTggaaaataaagcaaaaatcCAGCCACATGACCGTGAAGAATTGGAGCTCATGGGAGAAGTTCAAATCGGCAATGGCTTATTTTCAGAGAACGAAAAGGCAACAGATGCTGCAAGTTCCGGGGGCAACAATTGTGGATGCAAAAACGAGGAAGATGAAGCTCCAGAGCCGATGCAGAATTTAAAAACAACATATTCTCCTGACCATGCAGAGCAGGCATCAAGGTCTCTTGTAACCTCCGACAAACTTGAAAGTATCGTAGAAGAACAGAA ACACCATTGCCGTAATGAAGCTACTCTTCCTTGTCAGGATGGGGATAAAG ATATACAAGTTATGAGGCCTCAGGAAAGAAGGCTAATAAGGAAAACAGAGGGTAAATGCGACAACTCATCCTGTCAGGTGATGATGCTTGAAAGCTACGTTCTTCAGCTTCTTTCTGTGAAGAAGGTACTGATGCATGCATCTGCACAGGATACCACAAAGAAG CTGGAGAGGCTTCAGCATGAATTCTTGAGCTCCTTCATCCAGGCACCTGTTCAAGCAAAGAAAACATAA